The following proteins are co-located in the Echinicola sp. 20G genome:
- the rimM gene encoding ribosome maturation factor RimM (Essential for efficient processing of 16S rRNA) gives MNKENCFQIGYIAKVHGLQGEVTAVLDVDYPEEYEDIEHVFLDKNNRLAPYFLEHFVSQPNGRVLAKFEGYDDKSAAETLVGSVLYLPLKDLPQLDDDQYYYHELVGFEVEDESRGVIGSVQVIYDLQTQYLIGLDYQGKEVLIPIQDDIILKVDKAAKKVFCRLPEGLLEIYLEE, from the coding sequence ATGAACAAGGAGAATTGTTTCCAGATAGGTTACATTGCTAAGGTTCATGGACTCCAAGGAGAAGTAACGGCCGTCCTTGATGTGGATTATCCAGAGGAATATGAAGACATCGAGCATGTCTTTCTGGATAAAAACAACAGACTGGCACCTTACTTTCTTGAGCATTTTGTCTCACAACCCAATGGTCGGGTATTGGCCAAGTTTGAAGGTTATGATGACAAGAGCGCTGCAGAAACCTTAGTGGGTTCTGTGCTTTACCTTCCACTAAAAGATCTTCCTCAGCTTGATGATGACCAATATTATTATCATGAGCTAGTGGGTTTTGAAGTAGAAGATGAGTCCCGAGGAGTAATAGGAAGTGTGCAAGTAATATATGACCTTCAAACCCAGTATTTGATCGGGTTAGACTACCAAGGAAAAGAAGTCTTGATTCCCATTCAAGATGACATTATTCTCAAGGTAGACAAGGCAGCAAAAAAAGTTTTCTGCCGATTGCCGGAAGGCTTGCTTGAAATTTATCTAGAGGAATAG
- the feoB gene encoding ferrous iron transport protein B: protein MPEVLTPTQQSTFTIALIGNPNVGKTTIFNRLTGLRQKVGNYPGVTVDKRFANIKIGEQEATILDLPGTYSIYPNSEDEVIVHRVLNGLDQGNRPDFVLAVVDMSSMERGLFLVTQIMDLGLPMAIVLNMEDTAADQGIKVKTHALYQSLGVPIIQSNARSNKGIDGILDLIGQKMFEKPQPFLSTEDLLPLELSSAVQEKFGLKNSYQAYQLIRFHQSEPLIDQNDKLWLEHQLAKAEYDIKKTQLEETQQRYAGIQQVLSSAIEKTDIQRKRLTDKLDSVFLHKVGGYAIFIGILLVIFQAVFAWSAMPMDLIDGFFATLSATVANLLPAGVLTKLITEGIIPGIGGVVIFIPQIALLFAFLGILEDTGYMSRVVFLMDRIMRPFGLNGKSVVPLISGIACAIPGIMATRNIGNWKDRLITIMVTPLMSCSARLPVYVILIGIAVPESYVGPFNLQAVALLGMYLLGIIAVLFTSWILKLALKFKEKSYLMVEMPLYRLPRWKDVLITMYSKSKTFVFAAGKVILTISIILWVLASYGPSSVREETIAKVEVPADNAAQEELDLYESQLASAELESSYIGIMGKFIEPTIRPLGYDWKIGIALITSFAAREVFVSTIATLYSVGSDVEDELTIQQKLESEVNPETGEKVFNLATAFSLIVFYAFAMQCMSTLAVVYRETKGWKWPVIQTVYMTALAYVSAWVVYQILS from the coding sequence ATGCCAGAAGTACTGACACCTACCCAACAATCCACATTTACTATTGCATTAATAGGAAACCCCAATGTAGGTAAAACAACCATCTTTAACAGGTTGACGGGATTACGCCAGAAGGTGGGAAATTACCCTGGAGTGACGGTCGACAAGAGATTTGCCAATATAAAAATCGGAGAACAAGAAGCGACTATTCTTGACTTGCCGGGAACTTACAGTATTTACCCTAATTCGGAGGATGAAGTAATCGTGCATAGGGTGCTTAACGGCCTTGATCAAGGTAATAGACCCGATTTTGTATTGGCGGTAGTGGATATGTCCAGCATGGAAAGAGGACTTTTTCTGGTCACTCAAATTATGGATTTGGGACTACCTATGGCCATCGTATTGAATATGGAAGATACCGCGGCGGATCAAGGCATAAAAGTAAAGACACATGCATTGTACCAATCTTTAGGTGTACCGATCATCCAATCCAATGCCCGCAGTAATAAGGGAATAGATGGAATACTTGACCTGATTGGACAAAAGATGTTTGAGAAACCTCAGCCTTTTTTAAGCACTGAAGATCTTTTGCCTCTTGAACTTTCTTCTGCCGTTCAAGAAAAATTTGGATTGAAAAATAGTTATCAAGCTTATCAACTTATCCGATTCCATCAAAGTGAGCCATTAATTGATCAAAATGACAAACTCTGGTTAGAGCATCAGTTAGCTAAGGCTGAATACGACATCAAAAAGACACAACTGGAAGAAACGCAGCAAAGATACGCTGGCATTCAACAAGTCTTGTCTTCAGCAATTGAAAAGACCGATATTCAGAGAAAGAGATTAACGGACAAGCTAGATAGTGTATTCCTTCATAAAGTCGGAGGCTATGCGATCTTTATAGGTATATTGTTAGTGATCTTTCAGGCTGTTTTCGCTTGGTCAGCCATGCCTATGGACCTGATAGATGGTTTCTTTGCCACACTCAGTGCCACAGTAGCTAACCTCTTGCCCGCAGGAGTTTTGACTAAGCTGATTACTGAAGGGATAATTCCCGGGATTGGTGGCGTGGTCATCTTTATTCCTCAAATTGCCCTACTATTTGCCTTTTTGGGAATTCTTGAAGATACTGGCTATATGTCAAGGGTAGTGTTCTTAATGGATAGGATCATGAGACCTTTTGGACTCAATGGTAAAAGTGTAGTTCCTTTGATATCTGGTATTGCCTGTGCAATCCCTGGGATAATGGCTACGAGAAATATTGGTAATTGGAAAGACAGATTGATCACTATCATGGTTACTCCATTGATGAGCTGTTCTGCAAGATTGCCTGTTTATGTGATTTTGATAGGCATTGCTGTTCCGGAATCTTATGTGGGCCCGTTTAATCTCCAAGCGGTGGCGTTATTGGGGATGTACTTATTGGGAATAATAGCGGTGCTTTTCACATCTTGGATTTTGAAACTGGCCTTAAAATTCAAAGAAAAGAGCTATCTGATGGTGGAAATGCCATTATATAGACTTCCAAGGTGGAAAGATGTGTTGATCACCATGTACTCCAAATCCAAGACTTTCGTGTTTGCCGCTGGAAAGGTGATTTTGACCATTTCAATAATTCTATGGGTATTGGCTTCCTATGGGCCATCCAGTGTTCGTGAAGAGACTATTGCTAAGGTTGAAGTTCCTGCTGACAATGCTGCTCAAGAAGAGTTGGATCTTTATGAGAGCCAACTTGCATCTGCTGAGCTAGAATCATCGTACATAGGAATAATGGGTAAGTTCATTGAACCGACCATCAGGCCTTTAGGATATGATTGGAAAATTGGGATTGCACTGATAACTTCCTTTGCCGCCCGTGAGGTATTTGTCTCTACCATAGCAACACTCTACAGTGTGGGTAGTGATGTGGAAGATGAATTGACCATTCAGCAAAAGTTGGAGAGTGAGGTCAATCCTGAGACCGGGGAAAAAGTATTTAATCTGGCAACTGCCTTTTCGCTGATAGTGTTCTATGCATTTGCCATGCAATGTATGAGTACGTTGGCAGTGGTTTACAGAGAGACTAAAGGCTGGAAATGGCCAGTTATCCAAACCGTTTACATGACCGCCTTAGCTTATGTATCCGCTTGGGTAGTCTATCAAATATTGTCTTAG
- a CDS encoding universal stress protein: MEKRNIALIGLDLSKMDQVILDNTKKVIKLLNLEKIYFMHISENLALPEDITSTYPNLLAPVDESIELGIKKKVDELGISDEVAVEVTAEEGNPMDSLLRWSKIKNADFIIMGRKTELEGSGTLPKRIAQKAPNSVLFITEGMDDKQFKKILVPIDFSSHTELILEKVERFIKNHQDAEIKYIHVYDVPIGYHKTGKSYEEFAEIMRQNAQKEFEKMVKQHKIEYHPCDFVLKDKASNADHILTTAEENDTDLIIIGSRGRSNSAALLLGSVAERLVHINHKIPMLVIKRKGENMGFLQALLNI, translated from the coding sequence ATGGAAAAAAGAAACATCGCTTTAATAGGTTTGGACCTGAGCAAAATGGACCAAGTCATACTTGACAACACCAAAAAGGTCATCAAACTATTAAATCTTGAGAAAATTTACTTTATGCATATCTCCGAGAATTTAGCTCTCCCGGAGGACATCACCAGCACCTACCCAAACCTTTTGGCTCCAGTAGATGAAAGTATAGAGCTGGGAATAAAAAAGAAAGTGGATGAATTGGGCATTTCTGATGAGGTGGCAGTTGAAGTAACCGCAGAGGAAGGCAATCCTATGGACAGCCTATTGAGATGGTCAAAAATAAAGAATGCTGACTTTATTATCATGGGACGTAAAACCGAATTGGAAGGCAGTGGTACCTTACCAAAGAGGATTGCCCAAAAAGCTCCCAACTCTGTGCTTTTCATTACCGAAGGAATGGATGATAAGCAGTTTAAAAAAATTCTGGTACCTATAGATTTCTCCAGCCATACTGAATTGATTTTGGAAAAAGTAGAGAGGTTTATCAAGAACCACCAAGATGCGGAGATCAAATATATCCACGTATATGATGTACCGATAGGCTACCATAAAACGGGTAAGTCCTATGAGGAATTTGCAGAGATCATGCGTCAGAATGCCCAAAAGGAATTTGAAAAAATGGTCAAACAACATAAAATTGAATACCATCCTTGTGACTTTGTACTAAAAGACAAAGCCAGCAATGCTGACCATATCTTGACTACAGCCGAAGAAAACGATACTGATTTAATCATCATTGGTAGCCGTGGAAGAAGTAATTCCGCTGCATTGCTTTTGGGAAGTGTGGCTGAAAGGTTGGTCCATATCAATCATAAAATCCCCATGCTAGTCATTAAAAGAAAGGGTGAGAATATGGGTTTCTTACAAGCCCTTTTGAATATTTAA
- a CDS encoding 2'-5' RNA ligase family protein, whose product MMKYFLAIVPDEGIQADALAIKQEVLEKYNAKHALKSPAHVTLKMPFVYSEKKEGKLAELLMAFFAGFKSFPIEFKGIGRFGKRIMYARVRHGEELPTLQQSLGQFCKVELKQVQELSDKAYTPHMTLVYSDLKDRYFDECWSMVKAKGFYGKMEVKKVALLKKINYRWYVIKEFNLEGK is encoded by the coding sequence ATGATGAAATACTTTCTGGCAATTGTTCCTGATGAAGGCATTCAAGCTGATGCTTTGGCCATAAAGCAGGAAGTGCTGGAGAAGTACAATGCCAAGCATGCCCTCAAGTCTCCCGCCCATGTAACGCTAAAAATGCCTTTTGTTTATAGTGAGAAAAAGGAGGGAAAGCTAGCGGAACTTTTGATGGCCTTTTTTGCGGGCTTTAAGTCTTTTCCCATTGAATTTAAAGGGATTGGTCGGTTTGGTAAAAGGATCATGTATGCCAGGGTTAGACATGGCGAAGAGTTGCCGACTTTACAGCAATCACTTGGTCAGTTTTGCAAAGTAGAGCTAAAGCAAGTGCAGGAGTTGAGTGATAAAGCTTACACACCTCATATGACTTTGGTGTACAGTGACCTGAAGGATCGTTACTTTGATGAATGTTGGTCGATGGTAAAGGCCAAAGGTTTTTATGGGAAAATGGAGGTGAAGAAAGTGGCCCTGTTGAAAAAAATAAATTACCGCTGGTATGTGATCAAGGAATTTAATTTGGAGGGGAAATAA
- the rplS gene encoding 50S ribosomal protein L19 — MSELLKIVEEEYKDVRAKFPSFKAGDTINVHVRIKEGNKERIQQFQGTVIQRKNVNSNGETFTVRKISSGIGVERIFPILGPSIEKIELLRSGKVRRARLYYLRGRQGKAARVKEKIHVKK, encoded by the coding sequence ATGAGCGAACTACTTAAAATTGTAGAAGAGGAATACAAAGACGTAAGAGCTAAGTTCCCTTCTTTCAAGGCAGGAGATACGATCAACGTTCACGTTAGAATTAAAGAGGGTAACAAAGAGCGTATCCAGCAGTTCCAAGGTACCGTGATCCAGAGAAAGAACGTTAACTCTAACGGAGAAACTTTCACTGTAAGAAAAATCTCAAGCGGTATCGGTGTTGAAAGAATTTTCCCTATCCTAGGTCCAAGCATCGAGAAAATCGAGCTTTTGAGATCTGGTAAAGTAAGAAGAGCTAGACTTTACTACCTAAGAGGTCGTCAAGGTAAAGCGGCAAGAGTAAAAGAAAAAATCCACGTGAAGAAGTAA
- a CDS encoding FeoA family protein: protein MSTADQLEQGKMAIIQQIIPSELTLHLMEMGFLPGKRISLLQRAPLKDPLAFKLENTVIALRKAEAQLIQVTLEN, encoded by the coding sequence ATGAGTACGGCCGATCAATTAGAGCAAGGAAAGATGGCGATAATCCAACAGATTATTCCAAGCGAGCTTACCCTACACTTAATGGAAATGGGTTTCCTACCTGGAAAACGCATTTCTCTTTTACAAAGAGCCCCGCTAAAAGACCCTTTGGCTTTTAAGCTGGAAAATACAGTGATAGCCTTAAGAAAAGCTGAAGCTCAGCTGATCCAAGTGACATTAGAAAATTGA
- the trmD gene encoding tRNA (guanosine(37)-N1)-methyltransferase TrmD → MQIDIITVVPGLLEGPFSHSILKRAEDKGLAKVKVHDLRDYGIGKQRQVDDYAFGGGAGMVMMVEPLSKCIETLKSQREYDEIIYMTPDGKTLDQQMANSLSLKGNLMILCGHYKGVDERIRQKYITQEISIGDFVLSGGELAAAVLADAVIRLIPGVLNDETSALTDSFQDGLLAPPIYTRPAEYDGMKVPEILLSGHNEKIANWRFEESVRRTKERRPDLLEGRDF, encoded by the coding sequence ATGCAGATTGATATAATCACTGTGGTACCTGGTCTTTTGGAAGGCCCTTTCTCTCACTCTATTTTAAAAAGAGCGGAAGATAAAGGCTTGGCCAAAGTCAAGGTACATGACCTGAGGGATTATGGCATCGGTAAACAAAGGCAAGTCGATGATTATGCTTTTGGTGGCGGTGCAGGAATGGTGATGATGGTAGAACCTTTGTCCAAGTGTATCGAAACACTCAAAAGTCAAAGGGAATACGATGAAATCATCTACATGACCCCAGACGGTAAGACGCTTGATCAGCAAATGGCCAATTCCCTATCCTTGAAAGGCAACTTGATGATCCTTTGTGGTCATTACAAAGGTGTGGACGAGCGGATCAGACAAAAGTACATTACGCAAGAAATCAGCATTGGTGACTTTGTCCTTTCCGGAGGAGAGCTCGCTGCAGCGGTTTTGGCCGACGCAGTAATTCGACTGATCCCAGGAGTTCTCAACGATGAGACTTCTGCCTTGACCGATTCCTTTCAGGATGGCTTGCTAGCTCCTCCGATCTATACCCGGCCTGCTGAATACGATGGCATGAAAGTTCCAGAAATTTTGCTTTCAGGACACAATGAAAAGATTGCCAACTGGAGGTTTGAAGAATCGGTTCGCCGCACTAAAGAAAGAAGGCCTGACCTATTGGAAGGGAGAGATTTCTGA
- a CDS encoding GIY-YIG nuclease family protein yields MYTVYALRSEVAKRIYVGFTSDLERRLEEHNAGKTKSTKGFTPWKLIYKEEVESRALARKREKYWKSGIGKEKLKTLFTH; encoded by the coding sequence GTGTACACGGTATATGCACTAAGGAGTGAAGTAGCCAAAAGGATTTATGTTGGCTTTACCTCTGATCTCGAAAGGAGATTAGAGGAGCATAATGCTGGTAAGACGAAGTCTACCAAAGGGTTTACCCCATGGAAGTTGATTTACAAAGAGGAGGTTGAATCGCGGGCGCTTGCCAGAAAAAGAGAAAAATATTGGAAATCAGGAATAGGGAAAGAAAAATTGAAGACCCTATTTACACATTAA
- a CDS encoding class I SAM-dependent methyltransferase, with protein sequence MQELRPLACKLCGNIEGNSVFPVKEMMFGFQESFDYLECSNCKAIQIVEVPKNLGEYYPTDYYSLGEINTSSWFRRFLKTVHFRLFKTTNLSYFKHYHYGDWLQELNLPFSSKIADVGCGNGQLLYEWSVSGYTSLVGIDPFMSKSKEIKPGLKLLKKSIFEVQESFDCIMMHHSFEHMDNPRQVMQKAVELLNEGGQLLIRIPLADKEAWRHYGSDWVQLDAPRHIFLHSEKSIKDMAKECGLLLKKIVYDSTPFQFWGSEANKMGVTHKEALKSELFSKEQMEIYKKKSLQLNLEGQGDQACFYFVKS encoded by the coding sequence ATGCAGGAATTAAGGCCCCTAGCGTGTAAGCTTTGTGGCAACATAGAAGGGAATTCGGTTTTTCCTGTAAAGGAAATGATGTTTGGTTTTCAGGAGAGTTTTGATTATTTGGAATGTAGTAATTGTAAGGCTATTCAAATAGTGGAGGTTCCAAAGAATTTAGGTGAATATTATCCCACAGATTACTATTCTCTAGGTGAAATCAATACTTCCTCATGGTTTAGGAGGTTTCTGAAAACTGTTCACTTTAGGTTATTTAAAACCACCAATTTAAGTTATTTTAAGCACTACCATTATGGGGATTGGCTTCAGGAGCTCAACCTGCCTTTTTCAAGCAAAATAGCCGATGTGGGTTGCGGAAATGGACAACTTCTTTATGAATGGTCGGTTAGTGGTTATACTTCATTAGTTGGAATTGATCCATTTATGTCCAAGAGTAAGGAGATAAAGCCCGGACTTAAGCTGTTGAAGAAATCCATTTTCGAGGTTCAGGAGAGTTTTGATTGTATCATGATGCACCATTCTTTTGAGCACATGGATAACCCAAGACAAGTGATGCAGAAAGCTGTTGAACTTCTTAATGAAGGTGGACAGTTGCTTATTAGGATACCATTAGCGGACAAAGAAGCTTGGAGACATTATGGATCCGACTGGGTCCAGCTGGATGCTCCAAGGCATATATTCCTCCATAGTGAGAAGTCCATTAAGGATATGGCCAAGGAGTGTGGCCTTTTGCTAAAAAAGATTGTTTATGATAGTACTCCCTTTCAATTTTGGGGAAGTGAGGCTAATAAGATGGGGGTCACACACAAAGAGGCGCTAAAATCAGAACTGTTTTCTAAAGAGCAGATGGAAATATACAAAAAGAAGTCCCTCCAGTTGAACTTGGAGGGACAAGGGGATCAGGCCTGCTTTTACTTTGTAAAAAGTTAA
- a CDS encoding exopolysaccharide biosynthesis polyprenyl glycosylphosphotransferase produces the protein MARRFYKYFPWLFLLGDILVIGISLLITHIVVSQYITISDMNTSLYGLYLMIWLTLVAFRKDYKVGRTTDYLFTLQRLFGSILWFFSIISVLWIAFQAYHLSRLFLLVNAGSMMFLLSVYRVSVHIALKQYRSKGGNYRNAVIIGKGGTSYKLAKVFQSRKDFGINFLGYYDDVSTCLETRGGLDDFFREVRDMDLDLIYINERLDLPTMKRIIHYADENYIKVKVIPGGNLQLEKKLSFSKYGDFFVINVNAIPLDSAINRVSKRAFDILFSLFITVFVLSWMIPLVGLLIKLESKGSIFFIQLRNGENNKVFKCLKFRSMTPNDYADTLQATKNDPRVTRIGTFLRSTSLDEMPQFLNVLIGDMSIVGPRPHTVPMNETFRTQIEKYNARHKIKPGITGLAQVKGYRGEIIRPYQIRSRVRLDYFYIQNWSMWMDMTIVAKTIRELGFNRDNVY, from the coding sequence ATGGCGAGACGGTTTTACAAATACTTTCCTTGGTTATTTCTTCTGGGCGATATTTTAGTAATTGGAATATCATTGCTAATAACACATATAGTGGTTTCACAATATATTACAATCAGTGACATGAACACTTCCCTCTATGGGTTGTATCTGATGATCTGGTTGACCTTGGTAGCTTTCAGAAAGGATTACAAAGTTGGAAGAACTACAGATTACCTATTTACACTTCAAAGGTTATTTGGCTCGATACTCTGGTTCTTTTCCATTATTTCAGTTTTATGGATTGCGTTTCAGGCTTACCATCTGAGCAGGCTGTTTTTATTGGTCAATGCAGGAAGTATGATGTTTTTGCTCAGTGTATATCGGGTATCGGTACACATTGCTCTTAAACAGTATCGCTCAAAAGGAGGGAACTATAGAAATGCAGTGATTATTGGAAAAGGTGGTACGAGCTATAAACTGGCTAAGGTTTTCCAAAGCAGAAAGGATTTTGGAATTAATTTTTTGGGTTATTACGATGATGTGAGTACTTGTTTAGAGACAAGGGGTGGTTTGGATGACTTTTTCCGAGAAGTAAGGGATATGGATTTGGATTTGATTTATATCAATGAAAGGCTAGACCTACCCACTATGAAAAGAATCATCCATTATGCTGATGAAAATTACATTAAGGTAAAGGTGATTCCGGGAGGGAACCTTCAACTTGAGAAAAAACTATCCTTTTCCAAATATGGTGACTTTTTTGTCATCAATGTCAATGCGATTCCTTTGGATAGCGCTATTAATAGAGTGAGTAAAAGAGCTTTCGATATCTTATTTTCTTTGTTCATCACTGTGTTTGTCCTAAGTTGGATGATTCCTTTGGTAGGACTATTGATCAAACTGGAGTCTAAAGGGTCGATATTCTTTATCCAATTAAGGAACGGAGAAAACAATAAGGTTTTTAAGTGTTTAAAGTTCAGGTCAATGACTCCCAATGATTATGCTGACACTTTGCAGGCAACCAAAAATGACCCGCGTGTGACCAGAATTGGAACCTTTTTGCGAAGTACCTCATTGGATGAAATGCCACAGTTCTTGAATGTTCTGATTGGAGATATGTCCATTGTGGGACCTAGGCCTCATACTGTACCGATGAATGAGACATTTCGTACGCAGATAGAGAAATACAATGCCCGCCATAAAATCAAGCCCGGAATTACAGGACTTGCTCAAGTGAAAGGCTACAGAGGGGAGATCATTCGTCCCTACCAAATTAGGTCTAGGGTACGTTTGGATTATTTTTATATTCAGAATTGGTCAATGTGGATGGATATGACCATCGTTGCCAAAACCATTCGCGAACTGGGATTCAACAGGGACAACGTTTATTAA
- a CDS encoding 30S ribosomal protein S16: MAVKIRLARRGRKRMAIYDVVVADARAPRDGRFIEKIGSYNPNTDPASININNERALQWLLNGAQPTDTVKAMLSYRGVLLKKHLQIGVLKGAISQEEADKKFDAWKEEKEAAITGKVDKLAKAKADARQKALDAETAKNTARLEAIQKREEEAKAAAAAEEAAASEEAPAEGEASESSEEETQG; the protein is encoded by the coding sequence ATGGCAGTAAAAATCAGATTAGCACGTAGAGGTAGAAAAAGAATGGCCATCTATGATGTAGTTGTAGCTGATGCAAGAGCTCCACGTGATGGACGCTTTATCGAAAAAATCGGATCTTATAACCCGAACACTGACCCTGCTTCTATCAACATCAACAATGAGCGCGCTCTACAGTGGTTGTTGAATGGTGCACAACCTACAGACACGGTAAAAGCAATGCTTTCTTACCGAGGTGTATTATTGAAAAAACACCTTCAAATCGGTGTATTGAAAGGTGCTATCTCTCAAGAAGAGGCTGACAAGAAATTTGACGCTTGGAAAGAGGAAAAAGAAGCAGCTATCACTGGCAAGGTGGACAAATTGGCTAAAGCCAAAGCAGACGCACGTCAGAAAGCCCTTGATGCCGAGACTGCTAAAAACACAGCTCGTCTAGAGGCTATCCAAAAAAGAGAAGAAGAAGCTAAGGCTGCTGCCGCTGCTGAAGAGGCTGCTGCATCTGAGGAGGCTCCTGCAGAAGGAGAAGCTTCTGAATCTAGCGAAGAAGAAACTCAAGGTTAA
- a CDS encoding glycosyltransferase, giving the protein MSKVKEKKPLRVAIFGAKGYPYVYGGYDTMIKELGERLVKKGIKVTVYCHRSLFKDRPKQVNGIDLVYMPAIESKSFTQLTHSFFSMIHACFSKADVIFVVNSGNGPFGLISKIFRKPTAINVDGLEWLRPKWKGVGAKYFYWASKMATKFYDQIINDSDEMQRVYEELFDASSRVIAYGSNPGLRADPTLISKWDLVKEDYYLIVGRLVPDNNADLIIEGFTKSASKRKLVVVGDVPYKDTFAERLKDLPDERLLFTGYVKDPYELAALYQNCYAYFHGHEYGGTNPAMLKALGYGCAILALDTPFNQEMLQNGEYGWYFGKTEEKVSEVVAKAESAPEEMKSLRENSQKGLTQKYDWDHVTDQYIEVFQELSKKS; this is encoded by the coding sequence ATGTCTAAAGTGAAAGAGAAGAAGCCATTGAGAGTGGCCATCTTTGGGGCAAAAGGGTATCCCTATGTGTATGGTGGCTATGACACCATGATCAAGGAGCTGGGAGAGCGATTGGTGAAGAAGGGTATAAAAGTAACTGTTTACTGTCACCGTTCTTTGTTCAAAGACCGACCAAAGCAGGTCAATGGGATAGACTTGGTCTATATGCCTGCCATTGAATCCAAATCCTTTACGCAACTGACCCATTCTTTTTTCTCCATGATTCATGCTTGCTTCTCTAAGGCGGATGTGATATTTGTGGTCAATAGTGGAAATGGACCCTTTGGTTTGATCTCTAAAATTTTTCGAAAACCAACAGCCATCAATGTAGATGGTTTGGAGTGGCTTCGCCCCAAATGGAAGGGAGTAGGTGCCAAGTACTTTTATTGGGCCTCAAAAATGGCGACCAAATTCTATGATCAAATCATCAATGATTCGGATGAAATGCAGAGGGTCTATGAGGAGCTTTTTGATGCTTCCTCAAGAGTAATCGCCTATGGTTCCAACCCAGGCTTAAGGGCTGATCCTACATTGATAAGTAAATGGGATTTGGTCAAAGAGGATTATTATCTGATCGTGGGGAGATTGGTGCCAGATAACAATGCGGATTTGATCATTGAAGGGTTCACAAAGTCCGCTTCCAAAAGAAAGTTGGTGGTGGTAGGAGATGTTCCTTATAAAGATACCTTTGCTGAAAGACTAAAGGATTTACCTGATGAACGGTTGCTTTTTACAGGCTATGTGAAGGATCCGTATGAACTGGCTGCATTGTACCAAAACTGTTATGCCTACTTTCATGGTCATGAATATGGTGGTACCAATCCGGCCATGCTGAAGGCTTTGGGCTATGGATGTGCTATTTTGGCTTTGGATACACCTTTCAATCAAGAGATGCTTCAAAATGGGGAATATGGATGGTATTTTGGCAAGACGGAGGAAAAGGTAAGTGAGGTGGTGGCCAAAGCAGAAAGTGCTCCAGAAGAAATGAAAAGTTTAAGGGAAAACTCACAAAAAGGGTTGACCCAAAAATATGATTGGGACCATGTCACCGACCAATATATTGAGGTCTTTCAGGAATTGTCCAAAAAATCCTGA